From Demequina lutea, a single genomic window includes:
- a CDS encoding glycoside hydrolase family 31 protein, whose amino-acid sequence MNTPSTFETRTDGIVWRGDGEVLYVQAWGRDSLRVRSTRAGEILDTDYALLPPELTSPVVTVAGDVATVENGGIVATLSARAFFDVQSGYTVHQCSVEFTDPTGRVLLTEHDPGGSLKIEARHLRGIPGGAHRIVATFAANDGERLYGMGQYQQEVLDLKGSTLELAHRNSQASVPFVMSSHGYGMLWHNPAIGRATFAANRTEWVAESALQLDYWITAGPNPAAIASSYAEATGHAPMMPEYGLGYWQCKLRYWNQEQLLEVAREHKRRGLPMDVIVADFFHWPKMGDFRFDEEFWPDPAAMVAELNSLGIELMVSVWPQIAVESENFDELARTNGLVRAERGPNVHMSFEGPSAFLDVTNPATRELVWDICRRNYHDLGIKVFWLDEAEPEYAVYDFDNYRLHAGPAAQVANLYPQAFSRAFYEGQRAAGQDDIVNLVRCAWAGSQRYGALAWSGDIHSTWTDMRRQITAAIHMGVAGIPWFTTDIGGFHNGDIHDPEFHELLIRWFQFATFCPVMRMHGDRKPVESVTAADGSRRLESGAPNELWSFGDAVYLILESYVHLREELRPYTRDVMLAAHTDGQPVLRGLFHDFPEDDRCWQIADEFMFGPDLLVAPVVKAGARARVVYLPEGAQWTNLHDGSVLDGGQDVTVQAPLDVIPVFARDDSRAELRGRVGVVLEHEAATPKE is encoded by the coding sequence ATGAACACCCCCAGCACTTTTGAAACGCGTACCGATGGCATCGTCTGGCGTGGCGACGGCGAAGTGCTGTACGTCCAAGCATGGGGGCGTGACAGTCTGCGCGTGCGGAGTACTCGGGCGGGAGAGATCCTCGACACCGATTACGCGCTACTCCCGCCCGAGCTCACGTCGCCGGTGGTGACCGTGGCGGGCGACGTGGCCACCGTGGAAAACGGCGGCATCGTGGCAACGCTCAGCGCGCGCGCGTTCTTCGATGTGCAGTCCGGATACACGGTGCATCAGTGTTCCGTGGAGTTCACGGATCCCACCGGGCGAGTTCTGCTCACGGAGCACGACCCCGGCGGGTCGCTCAAGATCGAGGCGCGCCACCTGCGAGGGATCCCCGGTGGGGCGCACCGAATCGTGGCCACTTTCGCGGCGAATGACGGCGAGCGGCTGTACGGCATGGGCCAGTACCAGCAAGAGGTGCTCGACCTCAAGGGGAGCACTCTCGAGCTCGCACATAGGAACTCACAGGCCAGCGTGCCATTCGTGATGTCGAGCCACGGCTACGGAATGCTTTGGCACAACCCGGCCATCGGCCGTGCGACTTTTGCGGCAAACCGCACCGAGTGGGTCGCCGAGTCTGCGCTGCAACTCGACTACTGGATCACGGCGGGGCCCAACCCGGCTGCGATCGCGTCCTCGTACGCCGAGGCAACGGGCCACGCCCCGATGATGCCCGAGTACGGGCTGGGGTATTGGCAGTGCAAATTGCGTTACTGGAACCAGGAGCAACTCCTTGAGGTGGCGCGCGAACACAAGCGCCGCGGCCTGCCGATGGACGTCATCGTCGCCGATTTCTTCCATTGGCCCAAGATGGGCGACTTCCGCTTTGACGAGGAGTTCTGGCCGGACCCGGCCGCCATGGTTGCCGAACTCAACTCTCTCGGAATTGAACTCATGGTGTCTGTCTGGCCCCAGATCGCGGTGGAGTCGGAGAACTTCGACGAGCTTGCCCGAACAAATGGCCTGGTCAGGGCCGAGCGCGGGCCCAATGTGCACATGTCGTTCGAGGGTCCAAGCGCCTTCCTGGATGTGACCAATCCGGCGACTCGCGAACTCGTGTGGGACATCTGCCGTCGCAACTATCACGACCTCGGAATCAAGGTCTTCTGGCTTGATGAGGCGGAGCCCGAATACGCCGTGTACGACTTTGATAACTACCGTCTCCACGCCGGTCCCGCGGCCCAGGTGGCAAATCTCTACCCGCAGGCCTTCTCCCGGGCGTTCTACGAGGGTCAACGCGCTGCAGGCCAGGACGACATCGTGAACCTCGTGCGTTGCGCGTGGGCGGGGAGTCAGCGCTACGGCGCGCTTGCGTGGTCGGGGGATATCCACTCGACGTGGACGGACATGCGTCGTCAGATCACGGCAGCCATCCACATGGGCGTGGCGGGCATCCCGTGGTTCACCACGGACATCGGTGGCTTCCACAACGGGGATATCCACGATCCCGAGTTCCATGAACTGCTCATCAGGTGGTTCCAGTTCGCCACCTTCTGCCCCGTGATGCGCATGCACGGAGACCGCAAGCCGGTCGAAAGTGTGACGGCAGCTGACGGATCGCGGCGGCTCGAAAGTGGCGCACCGAACGAGCTGTGGAGTTTCGGCGACGCCGTCTACTTGATCCTCGAGTCCTATGTTCACCTTCGCGAGGAGCTGCGTCCGTATACGCGCGACGTCATGTTGGCGGCCCACACGGATGGGCAGCCCGTGTTGCGCGGACTGTTCCATGATTTCCCTGAAGATGACCGTTGCTGGCAGATTGCCGACGAGTTCATGTTCGGCCCCGACCTGCTCGTCGCGCCGGTGGTGAAGGCGGGGGCCCGTGCAAGGGTCGTGTACCTGCCCGAGGGCGCCCAGTGGACAAACTTGCATGATGGTTCCGTGCTCGACGGAGGTCAAGACGTGACGGTCCAGGCGCCACTTGATGTGATCCCGGTGTTCGCGCGGGACGATTCACGCGCGGAACTGAGGGGCCGCGTTGGCGTGGTACTTGAACACGAGGCCGCAACCCCGAAAGAGTAA
- a CDS encoding PadR family transcriptional regulator, whose translation MRHSSRHLGLRSGDGGDGPQFAWGRHGSFGDHEGGFGPRGGRGPRGGRGEGGRRGPRGGRARGDVRAAILVLLAEQPRHGYDLIRAIEDRTGGLWTPSPGSIYPTLQALEDEGLITIDTVDGRRNASLTAEGRAWLDEHAEHHQDLFETDGAGDAAGSLRAELMDLRHAAMHVARRHDRGDLAAAALEILVKARKDMYRLLADDEG comes from the coding sequence ATGAGGCATTCATCACGACACCTTGGTCTCCGGTCAGGGGACGGCGGAGACGGCCCACAGTTTGCGTGGGGCCGCCACGGCTCATTCGGCGACCACGAAGGAGGGTTCGGGCCGCGCGGCGGCCGGGGTCCTCGCGGTGGTCGCGGCGAAGGCGGACGCAGGGGCCCACGAGGTGGGCGCGCCCGCGGTGACGTCCGTGCGGCAATACTCGTGCTCCTCGCCGAGCAACCGCGCCACGGCTACGACCTGATTCGGGCCATCGAGGACCGAACAGGGGGGCTTTGGACCCCGAGCCCGGGTTCGATCTACCCGACCTTGCAGGCGCTTGAAGACGAGGGCTTGATCACGATCGACACCGTCGATGGTCGCCGCAACGCGTCCCTGACCGCGGAGGGGCGTGCATGGCTCGACGAACATGCGGAGCACCACCAGGACCTCTTTGAGACTGATGGTGCGGGCGACGCCGCCGGTTCGTTGCGCGCCGAGTTGATGGACTTGCGGCACGCCGCCATGCACGTGGCCCGCAGGCATGACCGGGGCGACCTCGCGGCCGCTGCCCTCGAGATCCTGGTGAAGGCGCGCAAGGACATGTATCGCCTTCTCGCGGACGACGAGGGCTAG
- a CDS encoding ribose-phosphate diphosphokinase, translating to MEDIRVFAGQGGTQFAKRMCDHLGIPLRESLTERFANDCLQVQLLDNCRERDVYLVQPIVAPTQENLVELLLMIDAARGASAKRITVVMPHFAYARSDKKDAPRISIGGRLVADMLTAAGANRVLTMALHAPQVHAFFRVPTDQLHALRELAAHFSSLDLSRTTVVSPDLGNAKNATRFAKLLDLPVAAAAKERFPDDRVRITSIIGDVEDRDIIVLDDEIANGSTVSAIVGLLAERGARSIRIACTHGIFANNSLNRLAEDPRVTEIVTTDTVPHTASFSHEKLTVISVAPAFAEAMRRIHSGESVSALFE from the coding sequence GTGGAAGACATCCGGGTGTTTGCGGGCCAAGGCGGAACGCAATTCGCCAAGCGGATGTGCGATCACCTCGGAATCCCTCTACGTGAGTCCCTGACCGAGCGCTTCGCGAACGACTGTCTTCAGGTGCAGCTTCTCGACAACTGCCGCGAACGCGACGTCTACCTGGTGCAACCGATCGTGGCCCCCACTCAGGAGAACCTCGTCGAATTGCTTTTGATGATCGACGCGGCCCGTGGCGCCTCCGCCAAGCGCATCACCGTGGTCATGCCGCACTTCGCCTACGCCCGCTCGGACAAGAAGGACGCCCCCCGTATCTCTATTGGCGGGCGCCTCGTGGCGGACATGCTCACGGCGGCAGGCGCAAACCGCGTACTCACCATGGCTCTTCACGCGCCACAGGTGCACGCGTTCTTCAGGGTGCCAACGGACCAATTGCACGCGCTCCGCGAGCTCGCCGCCCACTTCTCCTCGCTGGACCTATCCCGCACCACGGTGGTCTCCCCCGACCTGGGGAACGCGAAGAACGCGACGCGGTTCGCCAAGCTGCTGGATCTGCCTGTGGCCGCCGCAGCTAAGGAACGCTTCCCCGATGACCGCGTGAGGATCACGTCGATCATCGGCGATGTCGAGGATCGCGACATCATCGTTCTCGACGACGAGATCGCCAATGGAAGCACGGTGAGTGCGATCGTCGGCCTGCTTGCAGAGCGCGGCGCGCGCTCTATCAGGATCGCGTGCACGCACGGCATCTTCGCGAATAATTCACTCAACCGCCTCGCCGAAGACCCCAGGGTCACGGAGATTGTCACCACCGACACGGTGCCGCACACCGCATCGTTCTCGCACGAGAAGCTCACGGTGATCTCGGTCGCCCCCGCCTTCGCGGAGGCAATGCGCCGAATTCACAGCGGCGAATCGGTAAGCGCCCTGTTCGAGTAG
- a CDS encoding AMP-dependent synthetase/ligase, which produces MDKAAPTEFGLPALVTIADDYTVISLLRERASEHPDRTYCEHKNKSGGWVPVTLAEFRQQVEAVAKGIVASGVKQGDCVGLQASTRYEWALFDFAIMAAGAMTVPIYPSSSAKQLEWIVEDAALTMLIVETSKNRAVAQSVKNVPQILVIDGESGAVETLMAAGAAISDAELAVRTATQRLDDVASVVYTSGTTGNPKGVELTHRNLVEHALNAAAYPDLHEVTKPGNRLLLFLPLAHVLARHLEILSLASGMTIGFAPSPATLPSDLKTFKPHWMIAVPRVLEAFYNTAEARTGGGVKQKLFNWAARVSRGAAAARQEGRVGPILTLELAIADRLVLHKIRDAMGGQMRFIVCGGAKLAPKFGYFYTGLGVSVLEGYGLTESSAPTTCNPQFAARVGTVGMPLPGCTVRIADDGEVLLKGPNIFAGYRHAPELTAEVFNNGWFATGDLGSLDAGGYLTLTGRKKEIIVLDAGKNVQPAGLEDAIRTDATVQEVVVIGDGQAFVAALIALDEPMLRHWLTQRGLPAMTIAEAGAHPDVLAHLKELVAGANATVSKAESIRKFRVLPRPLTEAEGEFSASMKVRRKVVMEHFADVVEDIYPPRGE; this is translated from the coding sequence GTGGACAAAGCCGCCCCTACGGAATTCGGACTTCCCGCGCTCGTCACGATCGCGGACGACTACACGGTGATCTCGCTACTGCGCGAAAGAGCTTCTGAGCACCCAGACCGGACATATTGCGAGCACAAGAACAAGAGCGGCGGATGGGTGCCAGTCACTCTCGCCGAGTTCCGGCAGCAGGTCGAGGCGGTCGCCAAGGGCATAGTGGCGTCGGGCGTCAAGCAGGGCGATTGCGTGGGGCTGCAGGCATCGACCCGCTACGAGTGGGCGCTCTTCGACTTCGCCATCATGGCGGCAGGCGCGATGACGGTGCCGATCTATCCGTCCTCGTCAGCGAAGCAGTTGGAGTGGATCGTCGAAGACGCGGCGCTCACGATGCTCATTGTTGAAACCTCCAAGAACCGCGCCGTGGCCCAGTCCGTCAAGAACGTGCCGCAGATCCTCGTGATCGACGGCGAGTCCGGCGCGGTCGAGACGCTGATGGCCGCTGGCGCCGCCATTTCCGATGCCGAACTCGCCGTCCGCACTGCTACACAGCGCCTCGATGACGTCGCATCGGTCGTCTATACCTCGGGCACGACGGGTAACCCCAAGGGTGTTGAGCTCACTCACCGGAATCTGGTGGAGCACGCGCTCAACGCGGCGGCGTACCCCGATCTTCACGAGGTCACCAAGCCCGGCAACCGGCTCCTGTTGTTCCTGCCCCTCGCGCACGTGCTCGCGCGCCACCTCGAGATACTGTCACTCGCATCGGGAATGACGATCGGCTTCGCTCCCTCGCCTGCGACGCTGCCATCGGACCTGAAGACGTTTAAGCCGCACTGGATGATCGCCGTGCCTCGCGTGCTCGAGGCGTTCTACAACACGGCCGAGGCGAGGACCGGCGGCGGCGTGAAGCAGAAGCTCTTCAATTGGGCCGCGCGGGTGTCACGAGGGGCCGCTGCTGCGCGCCAGGAGGGCCGCGTTGGGCCCATTCTCACGCTCGAACTGGCAATAGCTGACCGACTGGTTCTTCACAAGATTCGCGACGCGATGGGTGGCCAAATGCGCTTCATCGTGTGCGGTGGGGCCAAGTTGGCACCAAAATTCGGCTACTTCTATACCGGGCTCGGCGTCTCCGTCCTCGAGGGCTATGGCCTCACCGAGTCCTCCGCCCCCACGACCTGCAACCCACAGTTCGCGGCTCGAGTCGGCACCGTCGGCATGCCGCTCCCAGGCTGCACGGTACGCATCGCCGACGACGGCGAGGTCCTGCTCAAGGGCCCAAACATCTTCGCTGGCTATCGCCACGCTCCGGAACTCACCGCGGAGGTGTTCAACAACGGCTGGTTTGCGACGGGAGACCTCGGCTCGCTCGATGCGGGTGGCTATCTCACGCTGACGGGCCGCAAGAAGGAGATCATCGTCCTGGACGCAGGCAAGAACGTGCAGCCCGCCGGGCTTGAGGATGCGATCAGGACCGATGCGACCGTTCAGGAGGTCGTCGTCATTGGCGACGGTCAAGCATTCGTCGCGGCACTCATCGCTCTCGATGAGCCGATGTTGCGCCACTGGCTCACTCAGCGCGGCCTCCCTGCGATGACTATCGCCGAGGCAGGCGCGCATCCAGACGTCTTGGCTCACCTCAAGGAGCTCGTGGCGGGCGCGAATGCGACCGTTTCCAAGGCCGAGTCGATCCGCAAGTTCAGAGTGCTGCCCCGCCCACTCACGGAGGCCGAGGGCGAGTTTTCCGCGTCAATGAAGGTGCGCCGCAAGGTCGTCATGGAGCACTTTGCCGATGTGGTCGAAGACATCTACCCGCCTCGCGGCGAGTAG
- the ppgK gene encoding polyphosphate--glucose phosphotransferase: MSHHIALGVDIGGTGIKAAPVNLKTGEFAADRYRVLTPQPATPDSVGKAVAQVVAKFEPTKKTPIGITFPGVIQHSVVRFAPNMDPSWVGVNIDDVMRDYIGREVHTINDADAAGFGEYLYGAAHGRDGVVFLATLGTGIGTALIVDGEVMPNTELGHLIVDGLDAEEYSAESARERHGLDWDQWAKHLQKYFSEIERLLWPDLIIVGGGVSKAHDMFLPKLTLRTPIVPAELLNGAGIVGAAAGAAHAKERADAAKKKASAKSSKGASKKF; the protein is encoded by the coding sequence ATGAGCCATCACATCGCGCTCGGCGTCGACATCGGCGGCACCGGCATCAAGGCGGCTCCCGTCAACCTGAAGACGGGCGAGTTCGCCGCCGACCGATACCGGGTGCTCACTCCCCAGCCCGCGACTCCCGATTCCGTCGGCAAGGCCGTTGCTCAGGTTGTCGCCAAGTTCGAGCCGACCAAGAAGACCCCGATCGGCATCACCTTTCCCGGCGTGATCCAGCACAGCGTGGTCCGCTTCGCCCCCAACATGGACCCATCGTGGGTGGGCGTCAACATCGACGATGTCATGAGGGACTACATCGGGCGCGAGGTTCACACGATCAACGACGCCGATGCGGCGGGCTTTGGCGAGTACCTCTACGGCGCCGCGCACGGTCGCGACGGCGTCGTCTTTCTCGCGACCCTGGGCACCGGAATCGGCACGGCTCTCATCGTCGACGGCGAGGTGATGCCAAACACCGAGTTGGGCCATCTCATCGTCGACGGCCTCGACGCCGAGGAATACTCGGCCGAGTCAGCTCGTGAGCGGCACGGACTCGACTGGGATCAGTGGGCCAAACACCTGCAGAAGTACTTCTCCGAGATTGAAAGGCTCTTGTGGCCCGACCTCATCATCGTCGGCGGCGGCGTCTCAAAGGCGCACGACATGTTCCTGCCCAAACTCACGCTGCGCACGCCCATCGTGCCCGCAGAACTGCTCAACGGCGCTGGAATCGTGGGAGCCGCCGCCGGTGCGGCTCACGCCAAGGAGCGGGCCGACGCAGCCAAGAAAAAGGCCTCCGCGAAGTCATCGAAGGGCGCAAGCAAGAAGTTCTAG
- the map gene encoding type I methionyl aminopeptidase, whose product MGPVRTSIAKGVVSSRREVPRHIVPPEYVGKKSAARWKGGDVPDAETVERIRESGRIAAQALAEVGRHVQPGVTTDELDRIGHEFMIDNGAYPSTLGYPSSAGKRPYPKSLCTSVNEVICHGIPDSTVVEEGDIVKVDITAFKNGVHGDNCGSFIAGEGSEQARQLVDVTREAMMRGIKAARPGREVNVIGRVIEKYAARHGFESVRDYTGHGVGPAFHTGLVIPHYDAAPYHSDIIEVGMVFTVEPMLVAGSQSNHEWDDDWTVATDDGSWVAQFENTVLITADGYEILTAP is encoded by the coding sequence ATGGGACCGGTTCGCACGAGTATCGCCAAGGGCGTCGTTTCTTCCCGGCGGGAGGTCCCTCGTCACATCGTTCCGCCAGAGTATGTCGGCAAGAAGAGCGCCGCACGGTGGAAGGGCGGCGACGTCCCCGACGCGGAGACCGTGGAGCGCATCCGCGAGAGCGGCCGCATCGCGGCTCAAGCGCTTGCCGAGGTGGGCAGGCACGTGCAGCCGGGCGTAACCACGGACGAGCTCGACCGCATCGGGCACGAGTTCATGATCGACAACGGCGCGTACCCATCGACACTCGGCTATCCCTCTTCGGCGGGAAAGAGGCCCTACCCCAAGTCGCTGTGCACCTCGGTCAACGAGGTCATTTGCCACGGCATCCCCGATTCGACCGTCGTCGAAGAGGGCGACATCGTCAAGGTAGACATCACCGCCTTCAAGAACGGCGTACACGGGGACAACTGCGGCTCATTCATCGCGGGCGAGGGCTCGGAGCAGGCACGGCAACTCGTCGACGTGACCCGCGAGGCCATGATGCGCGGGATCAAGGCCGCGCGCCCCGGTCGCGAGGTCAACGTCATCGGCCGTGTCATCGAGAAGTATGCGGCGCGCCACGGCTTCGAGTCCGTGCGCGACTACACGGGACACGGCGTGGGTCCGGCTTTCCACACAGGGCTCGTGATCCCCCATTACGACGCGGCCCCTTATCACTCCGACATTATCGAGGTAGGCATGGTTTTCACGGTAGAGCCGATGCTGGTGGCAGGATCCCAAAGCAACCACGAGTGGGACGACGATTGGACTGTCGCCACGGACGACGGATCGTGGGTGGCCCAGTTCGAGAACACGGTGCTCATCACGGCCGACGGCTACGAGATTCTGACGGCGCCATGA
- a CDS encoding NAD-dependent epimerase/dehydratase family protein — protein sequence MTVIVTGSKGKLGRVVVQELAAAGYDVHGLDSAPAAPSHDYTRIDLTDYGQTVDAMFGVQDRYGKVDAVVHLAAVPAPGQVTDVATFHNNMPATFNVFQGAKRAGIKKIVYASSETVLGLPFAIDPPYIPVDEDVSRPESNYSLVKHLEETMAAQFCRWDPALSIIALRFSNVMYPEEYAGFPAFDADPLARRWNMWGYIDARDGAQAVIKGLEYAPPGFDRFVIANADTVMSRSSAELVAEQFPNVRVTKALGEHETLLSIDKARRVLGYEPKHSWRDGA from the coding sequence ATCACCGTCATCGTCACAGGCAGCAAGGGCAAGCTCGGCAGGGTGGTCGTCCAGGAACTCGCGGCCGCAGGCTACGACGTCCACGGCCTTGATTCGGCGCCAGCCGCGCCAAGCCACGACTACACGCGCATCGACCTGACCGACTACGGCCAGACGGTTGACGCGATGTTCGGCGTGCAGGACAGGTACGGAAAGGTCGATGCCGTGGTTCACCTCGCGGCCGTCCCTGCTCCTGGCCAGGTCACCGATGTCGCGACGTTTCACAACAACATGCCTGCCACCTTCAACGTGTTCCAGGGTGCCAAGCGTGCGGGCATCAAGAAGATCGTCTACGCCTCCTCCGAAACAGTGTTGGGCCTGCCCTTCGCGATCGACCCGCCTTACATCCCCGTCGACGAGGATGTGAGCAGACCCGAGTCGAACTACTCACTCGTGAAGCACCTCGAAGAAACCATGGCGGCCCAGTTCTGCCGCTGGGACCCCGCGTTGAGCATCATTGCCTTGCGCTTCTCGAACGTGATGTACCCGGAGGAGTACGCGGGCTTCCCCGCGTTCGATGCCGATCCGTTGGCAAGGCGCTGGAACATGTGGGGCTATATCGACGCGAGGGACGGAGCCCAGGCCGTCATCAAGGGTCTCGAATACGCGCCACCCGGCTTCGACCGCTTCGTCATCGCCAATGCCGACACCGTGATGTCCCGCTCAAGCGCGGAGCTCGTGGCGGAGCAGTTCCCGAACGTACGTGTCACCAAGGCGTTGGGCGAGCACGAGACCTTGCTCTCAATCGACAAGGCCAGACGCGTCCTCGGCTACGAGCCGAAGCACTCGTGGCGTGACGGGGCCTAG
- the panB gene encoding 3-methyl-2-oxobutanoate hydroxymethyltransferase produces the protein MTDRKKVRIHHFREMKARGEKITMLTAYDFPTAKLFDEAGVDVLLVGDSLGDNILGHHNTGVVTLDEMIPMARAVSRGAQKAFVVADLPFGTYEVSPQQAVESAIRMMKEAQPHAIKFEGGRRVAAQVKAVVDAGIPFVGHLGFTPQSENMLGGRRIQGRGEGAYEDMLADALALQEAGACMIVLEMVISPVAEKLTAALDIPTIGIGAGPHTDGQVLVWLDALGMGDWSPSFSKHFGEVGKAMREAAAAYVGEVKGKTFPAANHTFDE, from the coding sequence ATGACCGATCGCAAGAAGGTACGCATCCACCACTTCCGCGAAATGAAGGCTCGTGGCGAGAAGATCACGATGCTGACGGCCTATGACTTCCCCACCGCGAAGTTGTTCGATGAGGCGGGAGTCGATGTCCTGCTCGTGGGCGACTCCCTCGGCGACAACATCCTGGGCCACCACAACACCGGGGTGGTCACCCTCGACGAGATGATCCCGATGGCCCGGGCCGTATCGCGGGGCGCCCAGAAGGCCTTTGTGGTCGCGGACCTCCCGTTCGGCACATACGAGGTGTCGCCTCAGCAGGCCGTTGAATCCGCGATTCGCATGATGAAGGAGGCCCAGCCGCACGCCATCAAGTTCGAAGGCGGGCGCCGCGTTGCCGCACAGGTCAAGGCCGTCGTCGACGCGGGAATCCCGTTTGTCGGGCACCTGGGCTTCACTCCGCAAAGCGAAAACATGCTGGGGGGCCGCCGCATTCAGGGCCGCGGAGAAGGCGCGTACGAAGACATGCTCGCCGACGCGTTGGCGCTTCAGGAGGCGGGCGCATGCATGATCGTGCTCGAGATGGTCATCTCCCCCGTGGCAGAGAAGCTCACTGCCGCTCTCGACATCCCCACCATCGGCATCGGGGCCGGACCCCACACCGACGGACAGGTGCTCGTGTGGCTCGATGCGCTCGGCATGGGCGACTGGAGCCCCAGTTTCTCCAAGCACTTTGGCGAGGTGGGCAAGGCGATGCGCGAGGCGGCTGCCGCGTACGTCGGCGAGGTCAAGGGCAAGACGTTCCCCGCCGCGAACCACACGTTCGACGAATAG
- a CDS encoding NAD+ synthase encodes MSGLTIALAQVNPCVGDIAGNAALVRARSREAAEAGARVVVFPEMVITGYPIEDLALRESFQRAAEQAVRSLADDLVADGLGDLTVVLGTLGANADGHPTNDAVIMQNGAITARYSKHHLPNYGVFDERRIFAPGTAPCVITVDGRRIGVVICEDIWQDGGPVAAMADANIDLLLVLNGSPFEEGKGRVRTDLARRRAAEVDAPLAYVNMWGGQDDLVFDGHSFIVAADGEWMANSPGFADALLLWELPAAGAAPAQSSVIDFASDDEQVYSAVVTGLRDYLVKNGFGSVVLGVSGGIDSALTAAIAADAVGGANVVGVAMPSEYSSQHSLDDAADLAKRIGADYRVQPIASLVAAFQSQLALTGVAEENLQARVRGVILMAISNREGHMVIAPGNKSELATGYATIYDAGSIGGFAPLKDLDKTRVWDLARWRNARARNLGEVEPIPANSIEKPPSAELRPGQMDQDSLPPYELLDEVLDAYVEHAEGRAELLARGFDEAVVDKVLSLVDRAEWKRRQYPPGPKVTALAFGRDRRLPITSRWREKVE; translated from the coding sequence ATGTCTGGCCTCACCATTGCCCTGGCCCAAGTCAACCCTTGCGTGGGAGACATCGCTGGCAACGCGGCACTTGTGCGCGCACGCTCTCGCGAAGCCGCTGAGGCGGGCGCCCGCGTCGTGGTGTTCCCCGAGATGGTCATCACGGGATACCCCATCGAGGACCTTGCGCTGAGGGAGAGCTTTCAGCGTGCGGCCGAGCAGGCGGTGCGGTCCTTGGCGGACGATCTCGTGGCCGATGGCCTCGGTGATCTCACGGTGGTGCTCGGCACACTTGGGGCCAATGCGGACGGGCACCCCACGAACGACGCCGTCATCATGCAGAACGGCGCGATCACGGCGCGCTACTCGAAGCACCACCTCCCCAACTACGGCGTCTTCGACGAGCGACGCATTTTCGCGCCGGGCACGGCGCCGTGTGTGATCACGGTCGACGGGCGACGCATTGGTGTCGTGATTTGTGAGGACATCTGGCAAGACGGTGGACCCGTGGCGGCGATGGCAGACGCGAACATCGACCTGCTGCTCGTGCTCAATGGCTCACCCTTCGAGGAGGGCAAGGGCCGCGTGCGCACCGACCTCGCGCGCCGACGCGCCGCCGAGGTGGACGCGCCCCTGGCTTACGTCAACATGTGGGGCGGCCAGGACGACCTCGTGTTTGATGGGCACTCGTTCATCGTCGCCGCCGACGGCGAGTGGATGGCGAACTCGCCAGGTTTCGCCGATGCGCTGCTCCTGTGGGAACTTCCTGCTGCGGGAGCCGCTCCCGCCCAGTCGAGTGTGATCGACTTCGCCTCGGATGACGAGCAGGTCTACTCCGCAGTGGTGACGGGCCTGAGGGATTACCTCGTGAAGAACGGCTTTGGGTCCGTCGTGCTCGGGGTCTCGGGGGGAATCGACTCGGCTCTCACCGCGGCGATCGCCGCGGATGCCGTGGGCGGCGCGAACGTCGTGGGCGTCGCGATGCCCTCGGAGTACTCGTCGCAGCACTCCCTTGACGACGCGGCGGACCTCGCCAAGCGCATCGGCGCGGACTATCGCGTGCAACCGATCGCTTCCCTCGTCGCGGCGTTCCAGAGCCAACTCGCGCTGACGGGCGTCGCCGAGGAAAACCTGCAGGCGCGGGTGCGGGGAGTGATCCTCATGGCGATCTCGAATCGGGAGGGCCACATGGTCATCGCACCCGGAAACAAGTCTGAACTTGCGACCGGCTACGCCACGATTTACGACGCGGGAAGCATCGGCGGCTTCGCCCCGCTCAAGGACCTCGACAAGACCCGCGTGTGGGACCTCGCCCGCTGGCGCAATGCGCGGGCACGGAACCTCGGTGAGGTCGAGCCGATCCCCGCCAACTCGATCGAAAAACCTCCGAGCGCCGAACTACGTCCCGGACAGATGGACCAGGACTCGCTACCGCCGTATGAGTTGCTGGACGAGGTGCTGGATGCGTACGTGGAACACGCCGAGGGTCGAGCGGAGCTGCTCGCTCGAGGCTTTGACGAGGCCGTGGTTGACAAGGTGTTGTCCTTGGTTGACCGCGCGGAGTGGAAGCGCCGGCAGTACCCGCCGGGCCCCAAGGTCACCGCTCTCGCTTTTGGGCGCGACCGCAGGCTGCCGATCACGAGTCGCTGGCGCGAAAAGGTCGAGTAG